A region from the Nesterenkonia lacusekhoensis genome encodes:
- a CDS encoding WhiB family transcriptional regulator: protein MDWRSRAECLDKDPELFFPVGNTGPALLQIEEAKSVCRRCPVMDTCLQWALETGQDSGVWGGMSEDERRALKRRAARARRAS, encoded by the coding sequence ATGGATTGGCGCAGTCGAGCAGAATGCCTGGACAAGGACCCCGAACTCTTCTTCCCCGTCGGCAACACGGGCCCCGCTCTGCTTCAGATCGAAGAGGCCAAGAGCGTCTGCCGCCGCTGCCCCGTGATGGACACCTGCCTGCAGTGGGCTCTGGAGACCGGCCAGGACTCCGGCGTCTGGGGCGGCATGAGCGAGGATGAGCGTCGTGCCCTGAAGCGGCGTGCCGCGCGGGCTCGCCGAGCCAGCTGA
- a CDS encoding phosphotransferase, whose protein sequence is MEDPHRPLREEQAGELLRLALQASGLELGTWRRTHLFERPGAEASAIFQVSPHHPGDPAADPVTLHLVASTVELSAQQRRASGAVRLDPGAELPYGAGGPAPVHLWAHPADPELPGLRSACDPERLAQRISSWRGTPVAVEELQMLVLRPLRRAVLRAQVRPVSPAPGRGRDAETVYVKVMRPERVENQLRRHRLLACAPAAYDLGEGILMVEQAAGRPLTEHLHRPGTRSDTAAESLDGLSADQLTAPLEALWAEDLWQGVRELPRRRTQAERLEDYAAVAVRSGADPDRVRRLVRRIRDRLQSEPGPMVPTHGDFHPGNIFAAVRRDGPGRPSLSPTALIDVDSLGPGYRADDLACLVAHLLTLPTLDPEGYASVPQVTDAIWTQAVTRPDCGDLGARVAGVLLSLLPSAHTGDRRSRWLELAEKRVDQCD, encoded by the coding sequence ATGGAGGATCCACATCGGCCGCTGCGCGAGGAGCAGGCAGGAGAACTGCTGCGCCTTGCCCTGCAGGCCTCCGGCCTGGAGCTGGGCACGTGGCGGCGCACCCACCTGTTCGAACGCCCCGGCGCAGAGGCCTCCGCGATCTTCCAGGTCTCACCCCACCACCCGGGAGATCCCGCGGCTGACCCTGTGACCCTCCATCTGGTCGCCAGCACAGTGGAGCTCTCCGCTCAGCAGCGCCGTGCCTCAGGGGCGGTGCGCCTGGACCCCGGGGCAGAGCTCCCCTACGGGGCCGGAGGCCCGGCCCCGGTCCACCTCTGGGCCCATCCGGCTGATCCGGAGCTTCCCGGACTGAGATCGGCCTGTGACCCCGAGCGTCTGGCGCAGCGGATCAGCTCCTGGCGAGGAACTCCGGTGGCAGTCGAGGAGCTGCAGATGCTCGTGCTGCGCCCACTCCGACGGGCCGTCCTGCGTGCGCAGGTCAGACCCGTCTCTCCCGCTCCAGGCAGAGGCCGGGACGCAGAGACCGTGTATGTGAAGGTCATGCGACCTGAGCGGGTTGAGAACCAGCTCAGACGCCACCGGCTGCTGGCCTGCGCTCCGGCGGCCTACGATCTGGGAGAAGGCATCCTGATGGTCGAACAGGCTGCCGGACGTCCCCTCACCGAGCACCTGCACCGTCCGGGGACCCGTTCCGACACTGCCGCAGAGAGCCTCGACGGACTGTCCGCGGACCAGCTCACGGCTCCGTTGGAGGCACTCTGGGCTGAAGACCTGTGGCAGGGGGTCCGCGAGCTGCCGCGCAGGAGGACCCAGGCTGAGCGGCTGGAGGACTATGCCGCCGTCGCTGTGCGTTCAGGAGCTGACCCGGACCGCGTGCGACGGCTGGTCCGTCGCATCCGGGATCGATTGCAGAGCGAACCGGGTCCGATGGTGCCCACCCACGGGGACTTCCATCCGGGCAACATCTTCGCCGCCGTGCGCCGGGATGGCCCCGGGCGGCCGAGCCTCTCCCCCACCGCACTGATCGACGTGGACTCCTTGGGGCCCGGATACCGAGCCGACGATCTGGCCTGCCTGGTCGCCCACCTGCTGACTCTGCCCACTCTGGACCCCGAGGGCTATGCCTCGGTACCACAGGTGACCGACGCCATCTGGACACAGGCTGTGACGCGGCCGGACTGCGGCGATCTGGGAGCTCGGGTCGCTGGGGTGTTGCTCTCCCTGCTTCCCTCCGCGCACACTGGAGACCGCCGTTCCAGGTGGTTGGAACTGGCTGAAAAGCGCGTTGATCAATGTGACTAA